A region from the Riemerella anatipestifer genome encodes:
- a CDS encoding Fic family protein, whose product MDFNLPHLPPTAEIETTAVLKQLTKSHRYLAELKGTVKTIPNEHILINTLALQEAKDSSEIENIVTTHDELYKENILIETKNPATKEVYNYAQSLKLGFEIVRKEGLLLNKHIIAIQQELERNNAGFRTQAGTKLVNSLGEVVYTPPQETKAILDLMANLERFINDNSFSDLDPLTKMAIIHYQFESIHPFYDGNGRTGRIINILYLVLQGLLDLPVLYLSRYITQNKQKYYQVLQGVRSENDWESLILYLIKGVEVTAIQTIDLVQNIKTLMQETKYKLRNDLPKLYSQDLLNNLFKNPYTKIEFLEKDLGVSYQTARKYLELLSEHKYLNKIQVGKYSYYINEPLLNLFIQ is encoded by the coding sequence ATGGATTTTAATTTACCTCATCTACCGCCTACCGCAGAAATAGAGACCACCGCAGTATTAAAACAACTGACAAAGTCTCATAGATACCTAGCTGAACTCAAAGGGACGGTAAAGACGATACCCAACGAGCATATTTTAATCAATACCCTGGCGTTGCAAGAGGCTAAAGATAGTAGCGAGATAGAAAATATAGTAACCACCCACGACGAACTATATAAAGAAAACATTTTAATAGAAACTAAAAACCCTGCAACAAAAGAAGTATATAACTATGCCCAAAGTTTAAAGTTAGGCTTTGAAATAGTGCGTAAAGAGGGTTTATTATTAAACAAACATATCATAGCTATACAGCAAGAATTAGAGCGAAATAATGCAGGATTTAGGACACAAGCAGGAACTAAATTAGTTAATTCTCTGGGCGAGGTAGTTTATACCCCACCGCAAGAGACTAAGGCTATTTTAGACCTAATGGCAAACCTAGAAAGGTTCATCAATGACAATAGTTTCTCAGACTTAGACCCTTTGACTAAAATGGCGATTATACACTATCAGTTTGAGAGCATACACCCATTTTATGACGGTAACGGTAGAACAGGCAGGATTATAAATATTCTATACTTGGTATTGCAGGGACTTTTAGATTTACCTGTATTGTATTTGAGCCGTTATATCACGCAGAACAAACAGAAATATTATCAAGTATTGCAAGGGGTAAGAAGTGAGAACGATTGGGAAAGTCTTATTTTATACCTCATCAAAGGCGTTGAGGTTACAGCAATACAGACCATTGATTTAGTTCAAAATATAAAAACACTAATGCAGGAGACTAAATATAAACTTCGTAACGATTTACCGAAGCTGTATAGTCAGGACTTGCTGAATAACCTATTTAAAAATCCTTACACTAAAATAGAGTTTTTGGAGAAAGATTTAGGGGTATCATACCAAACCGCAAGAAAGTATTTAGAACTACTATCAGAACATAAGTATCTAAATAAAATACAGGTAGGTAAGTACAGCTACTATATCAATGAGCCACTACTAAATTTATTTATACAGTAG
- a CDS encoding arsenate reductase family protein — translation MTKTVFYLKTCSTCKRIMQDLDLSDWNLREIKSEPINEEELSQMYAITKSYEELFSKRSTQIKANNIDVKKLKEEDFKTLLLQHYSFLKRPVFLIGKEDIYIGNSSKTIEALKQKYF, via the coding sequence ATGACTAAGACTGTTTTTTATCTAAAAACCTGTAGCACTTGCAAAAGAATTATGCAAGATTTAGATTTATCAGATTGGAATCTAAGAGAAATCAAAAGTGAGCCTATAAATGAAGAAGAACTTTCCCAGATGTATGCTATTACAAAGTCTTATGAAGAGCTTTTTAGTAAGCGTTCTACTCAAATTAAAGCAAATAATATAGATGTAAAAAAGTTGAAAGAAGAAGATTTCAAAACACTTTTATTACAGCATTATAGCTTCTTAAAACGACCTGTATTTCTTATAGGGAAAGAAGATATCTATATAGGCAATAGCTCTAAAACTATAGAGGCATTAAAACAAAAATATTTTTAA
- a CDS encoding TonB-dependent receptor, which translates to MNKHKIIALILLGWGGISLAQIKEEKLILDRKREPEVKRIEKKKTSVAIEKNYPPEEKQQEPINYEVVNVPVLSDFKTSAIQGEDISPEFNRNYLRNYFRIGYGNYNQFLADANVSGKMQDNLEVGANVHYLSNEGLKKQYTWNSSQKQAEISGFLNHFGEKGKANLTTSVGLNDYNYYGIYALVPSADTDLGQKYSRFQISGNYDFYSNEVLNDITVKTSAIRDRFKANESQIDALVNLSKHHLKLGQDLDVNLDLGVKMDMVNTQFNILNQHNSRYFGGGLSPKITFKKGQSYLKIGSGFNLLSSSLTKLNETQQKSNRFYWFPQAELFVATTPEVNLYGGVESGLQFNTYSELLEQNPFLVSDLELKPTHTKYQFYFGVKGIISEQIKYDVKASYGKLDNMMFFRGNSLFSNLMDDNSRLGYDYANTFSTTYHNGTLSQIKGEVEYKPLASLVLDGNIQFQKYNLENNTNVYYRPLLQASIGAKYQTLKDKLLLGFRGFFVSDRTANRFSINPSSILISTPIYAEEEIDNPKVGGYADLNISAEYQINKNFSIFAFGNNLLGANYQNYYGYKVLGTQIMGGLKIKF; encoded by the coding sequence ATGAACAAACATAAAATAATAGCACTAATATTGTTAGGTTGGGGAGGTATTTCGTTGGCTCAGATTAAAGAGGAAAAGCTTATCCTAGACCGCAAAAGAGAGCCTGAAGTTAAGCGTATAGAAAAAAAGAAAACTTCTGTAGCTATAGAAAAAAATTATCCACCTGAAGAAAAACAGCAAGAGCCTATAAATTACGAAGTGGTGAATGTACCTGTATTGTCGGATTTCAAAACTTCGGCAATACAAGGTGAAGATATTTCGCCAGAATTCAATAGAAATTATCTAAGAAACTACTTTAGAATAGGTTATGGTAATTACAATCAATTTTTAGCCGATGCTAATGTTTCTGGTAAAATGCAAGATAATTTAGAGGTAGGTGCAAATGTGCATTATCTATCTAATGAAGGTTTAAAGAAGCAATACACTTGGAATTCCTCACAGAAACAAGCGGAAATTTCAGGATTTCTTAATCATTTTGGAGAAAAAGGCAAGGCTAATCTTACCACTTCCGTAGGTCTTAATGATTATAATTATTATGGCATCTATGCCTTGGTGCCTAGTGCTGATACTGATTTAGGACAAAAATACAGTCGTTTTCAGATAAGTGGTAATTATGATTTTTACTCTAACGAAGTTCTTAATGATATTACTGTAAAAACTTCGGCTATTAGAGATAGATTTAAAGCTAATGAAAGCCAAATAGACGCTCTTGTAAATCTGTCTAAACATCATTTAAAATTAGGTCAAGATTTAGATGTTAATTTGGATTTGGGTGTAAAAATGGATATGGTAAACACTCAGTTTAATATTTTAAATCAACATAATTCTCGTTATTTTGGTGGTGGATTATCGCCCAAAATCACTTTTAAAAAAGGGCAATCTTACTTAAAAATTGGTTCTGGATTTAATTTGTTAAGTTCTAGTTTAACAAAACTGAATGAAACTCAACAAAAATCTAATCGTTTTTATTGGTTCCCTCAAGCGGAACTATTCGTAGCGACAACTCCAGAAGTTAATTTATATGGTGGGGTAGAGAGTGGGCTTCAATTCAATACTTATTCGGAATTATTGGAACAGAATCCGTTTTTGGTATCTGATTTAGAATTAAAACCTACACATACTAAATATCAGTTTTATTTTGGTGTTAAAGGAATAATTTCTGAACAAATTAAGTACGATGTTAAAGCTAGTTACGGTAAATTGGACAATATGATGTTCTTTAGAGGTAACTCTTTGTTTTCTAATCTAATGGACGACAACTCAAGGCTAGGATATGATTATGCTAATACTTTTTCTACTACTTATCACAACGGTACTCTTAGTCAAATTAAAGGTGAAGTAGAGTATAAACCTCTAGCCTCTCTAGTTTTAGATGGAAATATTCAGTTCCAAAAATATAATTTAGAAAACAATACCAATGTTTATTATAGACCATTGTTACAAGCATCAATAGGAGCAAAATATCAAACACTTAAAGATAAATTATTGTTAGGGTTTAGAGGCTTTTTTGTAAGTGATAGAACGGCTAATCGTTTTTCTATTAACCCTTCAAGTATCCTGATTTCTACTCCTATATATGCAGAAGAAGAGATTGATAACCCAAAAGTAGGTGGTTATGCAGACCTTAATATTTCAGCGGAATATCAGATTAACAAGAATTTCAGTATTTTTGCATTCGGTAATAATCTTTTAGGGGCTAATTACCAAAATTATTATGGTTACAAAGTTTTAGGTACGCAAATTATGGGTGGACTTAAAATTAAGTTTTAA
- a CDS encoding type II toxin-antitoxin system RelE/ParE family toxin, whose amino-acid sequence MRKIYRTDEFNLFFETADQRLREKIVYISEIIATQTIINTKIAKRLVNTDLYEIRIKTDNEYRILTFTMDNKDINQCKKLIFINAFKKKDTKDYNKHIKVAIKILEQWGQ is encoded by the coding sequence ATGAGGAAAATATATAGGACTGATGAATTTAATCTTTTCTTTGAAACAGCAGACCAAAGGTTAAGAGAGAAGATTGTTTATATATCAGAAATAATAGCAACGCAAACGATAATAAACACCAAAATAGCGAAAAGATTAGTAAATACCGACTTATATGAGATAAGGATAAAAACAGATAATGAGTATAGGATATTAACCTTTACAATGGATAACAAGGATATAAACCAATGCAAAAAGTTGATATTTATAAACGCATTCAAAAAGAAAGACACAAAGGACTATAATAAACATATTAAGGTAGCAATAAAAATATTAGAACAATGGGGGCAATAA
- a CDS encoding antA/AntB antirepressor family protein: protein MNELIKITEQNGKQVVSARELYEFLGYNKAVWSRWYAKNIENNEFAIENIDYQTFNIMLNGNETKDFALTIDFAKRLAMMARTEKGEQARQYFIECEKRLKKPLSQVEIVAQSAQLLLQQSQQLETLQKEVNHIKARITTSEESFITIAGYATLEKKRIDNKRASIIGRKVAKYCRDNDIIIGQIFDPRFGYVNTYPRDIIQIFF, encoded by the coding sequence ATGAACGAGTTAATCAAAATTACAGAACAGAATGGCAAACAAGTCGTGTCAGCTAGAGAGTTGTATGAGTTTTTAGGGTACAATAAAGCCGTTTGGTCTCGCTGGTATGCTAAAAATATAGAAAATAATGAGTTTGCAATAGAAAATATTGATTATCAAACCTTCAACATTATGTTGAACGGTAACGAAACTAAAGATTTTGCCCTTACCATAGACTTTGCTAAGCGTTTAGCAATGATGGCGAGAACCGAAAAAGGCGAACAAGCGAGGCAGTATTTTATAGAGTGTGAAAAACGCCTGAAAAAACCACTTTCGCAGGTGGAGATAGTGGCACAATCCGCTCAATTATTACTGCAACAATCACAGCAACTAGAAACGCTACAAAAAGAAGTTAATCATATCAAGGCGAGGATAACCACAAGCGAGGAAAGTTTTATCACAATAGCAGGTTACGCCACACTAGAGAAAAAACGAATTGATAATAAAAGAGCCTCTATCATAGGGCGTAAGGTAGCGAAATACTGCCGTGATAATGATATTATCATAGGGCAAATATTTGACCCTCGTTTTGGCTATGTTAATACTTACCCTAGAGATATTATTCAGATATTTTTTTAG
- a CDS encoding CvfB family protein: MQIGITQTLEIKEKTDNGWLLTSTSDEQCLLPNIFTLSNMEVGESLEVFVYQDEGILKATTEIPLCQVNEFAVLNCVQVLPSGAFMDLGIIKDLFVPYKQQKGKMLEGKRYLIHVYVDEETGLLTGTTKFKRNPQYQNLSLKKGDKVNLILMNETELGWNVIINQKYIGLVYSSDVYQKLYPLNEIEGYIKNIREDGKIDVSLQPEGYTNIDEFKQKILDKLDENYGLLYLSDQSSPEEIKTELQMSKKNFKKAIGGLYKDKIIEILDDKIKLL; this comes from the coding sequence ATGCAAATCGGAATTACTCAAACACTCGAAATAAAAGAAAAAACAGATAATGGTTGGTTACTAACATCAACTAGCGATGAACAGTGCCTACTCCCTAATATTTTCACTTTATCCAATATGGAGGTAGGGGAAAGCTTAGAGGTATTCGTTTATCAAGATGAAGGAATCCTCAAAGCAACTACGGAAATACCTCTTTGCCAAGTTAATGAATTCGCCGTTCTCAACTGTGTGCAAGTGTTACCTAGCGGTGCTTTTATGGACTTAGGGATTATCAAAGATTTATTTGTTCCTTATAAACAACAAAAGGGTAAAATGCTGGAGGGAAAACGCTATCTTATCCATGTTTATGTAGATGAAGAAACAGGGTTACTTACAGGAACCACCAAATTTAAAAGAAATCCTCAATATCAAAATTTATCATTAAAGAAAGGGGATAAGGTAAACCTTATTCTCATGAATGAAACAGAATTAGGGTGGAATGTTATTATTAACCAAAAGTATATTGGTTTGGTTTATAGCTCCGATGTTTACCAAAAACTTTATCCATTAAATGAAATAGAGGGCTATATTAAAAACATTAGAGAAGATGGTAAAATAGATGTAAGTCTGCAACCTGAAGGTTATACTAATATAGATGAATTCAAACAAAAAATATTAGATAAACTAGATGAAAATTATGGATTACTCTATCTATCTGACCAATCTTCTCCAGAAGAAATAAAGACTGAACTCCAGATGAGCAAAAAGAACTTTAAAAAAGCCATTGGAGGTCTTTATAAAGATAAAATAATAGAAATATTAGACGATAAAATTAAACTTCTATAA
- a CDS encoding helix-turn-helix domain-containing protein — MEAIQFIGTNPNELIKAISNAIVPELEQRLSKQFQPKEPTTYLTRKEVCELLHIDYSTLNRWAKGGKLTAYGIGNRVYYKRKEVEALVDKGKIKY, encoded by the coding sequence ATGGAGGCAATACAATTTATAGGGACAAACCCTAACGAACTAATCAAAGCGATTTCTAACGCTATTGTTCCTGAATTGGAACAAAGACTATCAAAACAATTTCAACCCAAAGAACCCACAACCTACCTCACACGGAAAGAGGTATGCGAATTACTGCATATAGATTACTCCACTCTTAACCGTTGGGCAAAGGGCGGTAAGCTAACGGCGTACGGTATAGGTAATAGGGTGTATTACAAACGCAAAGAAGTAGAGGCATTAGTAGATAAAGGTAAAATCAAATACTAA
- a CDS encoding tetratricopeptide repeat protein: MNKNKIWIATAVLFFGLSEGQQSAIFSQKNAFSSDLASQLYTTKVFAASQYQYTQQYLYHQSLTQSQKEIAGFYTHLIDVILQNPYAEKGLDTFIANHPNTEHFAEGQAPLADFYLIKKDFPKALEILNKLNVNHLSSSEQTQHSLKLGYAKFMSGDSKAAIKDLENAYTSSEDSEKGDIAYMLGHLYYTEGQIGKAFEYFNEIKDKEKYSKIVKPYFVQMYFNDKNYDLAIAEGETLLKENLSSSYKSEVHKIIGESYFMKGEYRAAYPHLKIFLDSKEAPSESDLYEMGFVAAQMGLYDEAVSYYNQLVNSQSALSQNAYYQLGNAYLETNKKQEALSAFRSAYQMSYDAKVKKLAHLQYAKLSYDIGNPYESSSSVIQSYIHGYKDSSPEMQTLLVKSYLYSGNYKETLNALNQLNAKTTETDKIEQEVAYLLGTEEFNKGNYKEAELYFKKSLKFNHNQEFYLKAQYWLAQTYYQLEDYPSAISYFEKLQKTEGSFDERSQINYDLGYAYFKNKDFGKAKECFKLYLKNPKAEFKADVELRLADTHYADNELNDAIAIYNNAETTDEYTLFQKAMALGFKGDTEAKISEMKKLAAQYPNSEYKDDALYEIGTAYAANDEFALSSEYFDKVVKTSTDTHLVANAEIYMVQNDIEQNQEAKAFSGIKALAKKYQNTVYADKVLVVARPLYLKIGDTAGYQDFAKNLGVSLDKSEIDEINLSAARQLYAKKQYEKAIPYYEKYLAQNVSSNTAFQAQYELGESYYQNGDDAKALKSFNFVTAYPNDYQEEARLRSAQILLSKNKGEEAAGHLAKLVDSNNPKIKSFAQQELMKYYADKKDFAKAETYAGLILSNTKNSPAVLEQAKVIKARSLMNQGKDKEAQKSYTDLEKSSNPSVAAEALYAKAYYQNKTKAFKNSNESIFKLANNYASEEYWGAKSLVLMARNYLALKDKYQASYTCDQVIANYQDFPDVVAEAKEVKKMIK, translated from the coding sequence ATGAATAAAAATAAAATATGGATAGCTACGGCTGTGCTTTTTTTCGGACTTTCGGAAGGACAACAGTCGGCTATTTTTAGTCAAAAAAATGCTTTTTCTTCGGATTTAGCGAGCCAGCTCTACACAACTAAAGTTTTTGCGGCTTCTCAATATCAATACACTCAGCAATATCTTTATCATCAGTCTTTAACTCAATCTCAAAAAGAAATAGCTGGGTTTTACACTCATTTGATTGATGTTATTTTACAAAATCCTTATGCGGAAAAAGGGTTAGATACCTTTATTGCAAACCACCCTAATACAGAACATTTTGCAGAGGGACAAGCTCCTTTAGCCGATTTCTATTTAATAAAAAAAGACTTTCCAAAAGCATTAGAAATACTTAATAAATTAAATGTTAATCATTTATCATCTTCGGAACAGACCCAACATTCTTTAAAGCTGGGGTATGCTAAGTTTATGTCTGGCGATTCAAAAGCCGCTATTAAGGATTTGGAGAACGCTTACACTTCTTCTGAAGATTCAGAAAAAGGAGATATAGCCTATATGCTGGGGCATCTGTACTACACAGAAGGGCAAATAGGAAAGGCTTTTGAATACTTTAACGAGATTAAAGACAAGGAAAAATACAGCAAAATAGTAAAGCCTTATTTTGTTCAGATGTATTTCAATGATAAAAACTATGATTTAGCAATAGCTGAAGGAGAAACGCTTTTAAAAGAAAATTTAAGTAGTTCTTACAAATCTGAAGTTCATAAAATAATAGGAGAAAGCTATTTTATGAAAGGAGAATACAGAGCCGCATACCCTCACCTAAAAATATTTTTGGATTCTAAAGAAGCTCCTAGCGAGTCCGATTTATACGAAATGGGGTTTGTAGCAGCACAAATGGGTTTGTATGATGAAGCGGTATCCTATTATAATCAGTTAGTTAATAGTCAGTCTGCTTTATCTCAAAATGCTTATTATCAATTGGGAAATGCTTATTTAGAAACCAATAAAAAGCAGGAAGCTCTGTCTGCCTTCCGTTCTGCTTATCAGATGTCCTATGATGCTAAAGTTAAAAAGTTGGCTCATCTACAATATGCTAAATTAAGTTACGATATAGGAAATCCTTATGAATCTTCGTCTTCGGTAATACAATCTTATATCCACGGCTATAAAGATAGTTCTCCAGAGATGCAGACTTTATTGGTGAAATCTTATCTTTATTCGGGTAATTATAAAGAGACTTTAAATGCTTTAAATCAGCTCAATGCCAAAACTACTGAAACAGATAAAATAGAGCAAGAGGTAGCCTATCTATTAGGGACGGAAGAATTTAATAAAGGAAATTACAAAGAAGCCGAACTATATTTTAAAAAGAGTTTGAAGTTTAACCATAATCAAGAGTTTTATCTAAAGGCTCAATATTGGTTGGCACAGACTTATTATCAGTTGGAAGATTACCCTTCGGCTATTAGTTATTTTGAAAAACTACAAAAGACAGAAGGTAGCTTTGATGAACGCTCGCAAATCAATTATGATTTAGGATATGCTTACTTTAAGAATAAAGATTTCGGTAAAGCTAAGGAGTGTTTTAAACTTTACCTTAAAAATCCTAAAGCAGAGTTCAAAGCTGATGTGGAACTAAGACTAGCCGACACACACTATGCTGATAACGAACTAAACGATGCTATCGCTATTTATAACAATGCCGAAACAACCGATGAATACACTCTGTTCCAAAAGGCAATGGCGTTAGGTTTTAAAGGTGATACTGAAGCTAAAATTTCAGAAATGAAAAAGCTAGCTGCTCAGTATCCTAACTCGGAGTATAAAGATGATGCTTTGTACGAAATAGGCACTGCTTATGCCGCTAATGATGAGTTTGCTCTTTCTAGCGAATACTTTGATAAAGTGGTTAAAACCAGTACAGATACTCATTTGGTAGCCAATGCAGAAATTTATATGGTACAAAATGATATCGAACAAAACCAAGAAGCCAAAGCGTTTTCTGGAATAAAAGCGTTAGCTAAAAAATACCAAAATACCGTTTATGCAGATAAGGTGTTAGTGGTGGCTCGTCCTCTTTATTTAAAAATAGGAGATACGGCAGGTTATCAAGATTTTGCTAAGAATTTAGGAGTTAGTCTAGACAAATCTGAAATAGACGAAATTAACCTATCTGCCGCAAGACAGCTTTACGCCAAAAAGCAGTACGAAAAAGCAATCCCTTACTATGAGAAATATTTAGCACAAAATGTTTCTAGCAATACAGCCTTCCAAGCTCAATACGAACTGGGAGAATCTTATTATCAAAATGGAGATGATGCCAAAGCACTTAAATCATTCAATTTTGTAACGGCTTACCCTAATGATTATCAGGAGGAAGCAAGACTTCGTTCTGCTCAAATTCTTTTATCTAAAAATAAAGGAGAAGAAGCTGCAGGACATTTAGCCAAGTTAGTAGATTCTAATAACCCAAAAATAAAATCTTTTGCTCAACAAGAGTTGATGAAATATTATGCTGATAAAAAAGACTTCGCTAAAGCAGAAACTTATGCAGGTTTAATTTTAAGTAATACCAAAAACTCGCCTGCAGTGTTAGAACAAGCTAAAGTCATTAAAGCTAGAAGTCTTATGAACCAAGGAAAAGACAAAGAGGCTCAAAAATCTTATACAGATTTAGAAAAATCATCTAACCCTAGCGTAGCGGCGGAAGCCCTTTATGCTAAGGCTTATTATCAAAATAAAACTAAAGCCTTTAAAAATAGTAATGAAAGTATCTTTAAACTCGCTAATAATTATGCTTCGGAGGAATATTGGGGAGCTAAATCTTTGGTATTGATGGCTAGAAACTATTTGGCGTTAAAGGACAAATATCAAGCGAGTTATACCTGTGACCAAGTGATAGCTAACTATCAAGACTTCCCTGATGTAGTGGCAGAAGCTAAGGAAGTTAAAAAAATGATTAAATAA
- a CDS encoding helix-turn-helix domain-containing protein — protein sequence MLRLKEILKDKGVTGKELANKIGLTETSISRIVKNEQFPNAKTLKDISNALNIPVRDLFAHSDNETPLYIQNEQGDYVEVGSLKIDALKPKKISE from the coding sequence ATGTTAAGGCTTAAAGAAATTTTAAAAGACAAAGGCGTTACAGGTAAAGAATTAGCTAACAAAATAGGATTAACCGAAACTAGTATATCAAGGATTGTAAAAAATGAACAATTCCCAAATGCTAAGACTTTAAAGGATATTTCTAACGCCTTAAATATTCCTGTTAGAGACTTATTCGCTCATTCTGATAACGAAACACCTTTATATATCCAAAACGAGCAAGGGGATTATGTAGAGGTAGGTAGTCTTAAAATAGACGCTCTTAAACCTAAAAAAATATCTGAATAA
- a CDS encoding helix-turn-helix domain-containing protein, with product MGAIKINWDKVEKELPTMNEYIDTTHGKVGTPQREEFQAKALAYYYGELIREARKERDLTQEELAKKVGKNRAYIAKIEQGKTDLQLSNFLALLRALGLSMNIG from the coding sequence ATGGGGGCAATAAAAATAAATTGGGATAAAGTAGAAAAAGAACTACCTACAATGAACGAGTATATAGATACTACTCACGGAAAAGTAGGAACACCACAAAGAGAAGAGTTCCAAGCAAAGGCACTAGCTTACTATTATGGGGAATTGATAAGAGAAGCTAGAAAAGAAAGAGACCTAACGCAGGAAGAACTAGCAAAAAAGGTAGGCAAAAACAGGGCGTATATCGCAAAAATTGAACAGGGTAAAACAGATTTGCAGTTATCTAATTTTTTAGCCTTATTGAGAGCGTTGGGTTTGTCTATGAATATCGGTTAA
- a CDS encoding tyrosine-type recombinase/integrase — protein MANIIFYLRGTKEPKKVYLRYRPNRDFDLHINTPFVIHSENWDDTTKQWDASQIVKGAKTVETKKQNAEILDFNKRIETFKLDIANQIDNNLNLTAPQLKEHLKDFILKHYFAHKLETKKKYTIPDKLDALIDYYIQFRSVEDKTQGKKPISANTIKKYRGLKSTLMKFNKNLIVTDINNIFRNKLVKWFNEQGYTAQTQTKYLKDIKMLCKFAETEHNISKDVLAWKIDRNPDNVTKGLYLNFDKLAILETLDLTGSLDEVRDWLLISCYTALRVSELFSLDTANIVEDPNGRKFIKVIEKKNRNTKDKGIKYTALLPKVVDIMSKRGGKFPKVISEPYYNRQLKKLCKIAGFDEVVQSAKIEATENGNRRIEGEYPFYELVTSHIGRQTSVTLFGQFMDTETMQMMTNHHDKTLLEHYNKIDIDTKQLQKAKKVYEAFKNMNITPEQLN, from the coding sequence ATGGCAAATATCATTTTTTACCTAAGAGGCACTAAAGAGCCTAAAAAAGTTTATCTAAGGTACAGACCTAACAGGGATTTTGATTTACATATAAATACCCCCTTTGTTATCCATTCTGAAAATTGGGACGATACAACCAAGCAATGGGACGCCTCCCAAATTGTTAAAGGAGCAAAAACCGTAGAGACCAAAAAACAAAACGCAGAAATTTTAGATTTCAACAAGCGTATAGAGACCTTTAAGCTAGATATAGCTAATCAGATAGATAATAACCTCAACCTAACTGCTCCACAACTTAAAGAGCATCTAAAGGACTTTATTTTAAAACACTACTTTGCTCACAAGCTGGAGACAAAGAAGAAATACACTATCCCTGATAAACTAGACGCACTTATAGACTACTACATACAATTTAGAAGCGTAGAGGATAAAACGCAGGGTAAAAAACCAATATCAGCAAACACCATTAAAAAATACAGAGGGCTAAAAAGTACCCTGATGAAGTTTAATAAGAACCTCATCGTAACGGATATAAATAATATCTTCCGTAACAAACTAGTAAAATGGTTTAATGAGCAAGGGTACACGGCACAAACCCAAACTAAGTATTTGAAAGATATAAAAATGTTGTGCAAGTTTGCGGAAACAGAGCATAACATTAGCAAAGATGTTTTAGCGTGGAAGATAGACCGCAACCCTGATAATGTAACTAAGGGGCTTTACCTCAACTTTGATAAACTAGCTATCCTAGAAACGCTAGACCTTACAGGCAGTTTAGATGAGGTTAGAGATTGGCTTTTGATTTCGTGTTATACAGCGTTAAGGGTTTCAGAACTTTTCAGCTTAGATACTGCTAATATAGTAGAAGACCCCAACGGTCGCAAGTTTATAAAGGTTATAGAGAAGAAAAACCGCAACACAAAAGATAAGGGTATAAAGTACACGGCATTACTCCCTAAAGTAGTGGATATAATGAGCAAAAGAGGCGGTAAATTCCCTAAAGTGATAAGCGAACCATATTATAACCGTCAATTAAAAAAACTCTGCAAAATCGCAGGATTTGATGAGGTGGTACAAAGTGCAAAGATAGAAGCCACCGAGAACGGAAACAGAAGAATAGAGGGCGAATATCCTTTTTATGAATTAGTAACCTCGCATATAGGGAGACAAACCTCAGTTACTCTATTTGGGCAGTTTATGGATACCGAAACTATGCAGATGATGACTAACCACCACGACAAAACCCTCTTAGAGCATTACAACAAAATAGATATAGACACCAAACAGCTACAAAAGGCAAAAAAGGTTTACGAAGCCTTTAAAAATATGAATATTACCCCTGAACAACTAAACTAA